A part of Maridesulfovibrio hydrothermalis AM13 = DSM 14728 genomic DNA contains:
- a CDS encoding ATP-binding protein, translated as MDDKMLVNFQRQQIRALQEEKAAALEALDLAEDLGHFSAVTGQMPSREELLREICLRANKMIPFQSAGIYLVDDETHDFVQALSSPKNAGGIIEKEVKGLIADQSFAFALQSDTSVFFLDSTKSNHLLLHPLSTPFRIRGMFVGLMYQNKEEILDTTLKLFSVVMLSAVHALENLENHLFIKNHNKELERKVRLRTQELVDAYERINVTLNGMQAGVLVVEAATHVIVDANPMALKMLGASWDEVVGKVCFDLICSARRGACPIMDKGLEGNSGECLIERHDGKVIPVHKTVSKVMIGGKLHLVENFIDITEQKNLADLKEDVDRIMRHDLKSPLNGIINLPDIILMDGDGLNENQRELLGYIKSSGYKLLNMINSSLDLYKMETRVYKYHPKKNNLLSIVRSVLNDLSEQIEQKKLEILFLLDGKSIDIDCNLMLLCEEFLVYSLFSNLFKNAVEASPKEKQISFEVLRDHDTTVITIRNQGVVPEGIRESFFEKYVTEGKSGGTGLGTYSARLITETMGGSISVSSSEGSGTAISIKLPVLVEVDSGS; from the coding sequence ATGGACGATAAAATGCTTGTAAATTTTCAAAGGCAGCAAATCAGGGCCTTGCAGGAGGAGAAAGCAGCGGCCCTTGAAGCCTTGGATCTGGCTGAAGACCTTGGCCATTTTTCTGCTGTGACCGGTCAGATGCCTTCACGTGAGGAGCTGCTTCGTGAAATATGTTTGCGGGCAAATAAGATGATCCCTTTTCAATCAGCCGGAATTTATCTCGTGGATGATGAAACCCATGATTTTGTTCAGGCTTTATCCTCGCCAAAGAATGCGGGAGGAATCATTGAGAAAGAGGTTAAAGGATTGATTGCTGATCAGTCATTTGCTTTTGCCTTGCAGTCTGATACTTCTGTATTCTTTTTAGATTCGACTAAATCCAATCATTTGCTGCTCCATCCCCTTTCTACACCGTTTAGGATTCGGGGAATGTTTGTGGGGTTGATGTATCAGAATAAAGAGGAAATTCTGGATACAACTCTTAAGCTGTTCTCTGTTGTCATGCTATCTGCCGTTCATGCTTTGGAGAATTTAGAGAATCATCTGTTTATAAAAAACCATAATAAGGAGCTGGAGCGTAAGGTTCGACTGCGTACACAGGAATTAGTGGATGCCTACGAGCGTATAAACGTAACTCTTAATGGTATGCAGGCGGGGGTTCTGGTTGTTGAAGCAGCCACGCATGTGATTGTTGATGCTAATCCTATGGCTTTAAAAATGTTAGGAGCTTCCTGGGATGAAGTTGTTGGTAAAGTCTGTTTTGATCTTATTTGTTCTGCCAGACGCGGTGCATGCCCGATTATGGATAAGGGGCTTGAGGGGAACAGTGGGGAGTGCTTAATAGAAAGGCATGATGGCAAAGTTATTCCGGTTCATAAAACTGTAAGCAAAGTCATGATAGGTGGAAAGCTTCATCTGGTTGAGAATTTTATAGATATTACTGAGCAGAAGAATCTTGCTGATCTGAAGGAAGATGTCGACCGGATTATGAGGCATGATTTGAAAAGCCCGCTTAACGGGATTATCAACTTACCGGATATTATATTGATGGATGGTGACGGGCTGAATGAGAATCAACGGGAGTTGCTGGGATACATAAAAAGTTCGGGCTATAAACTGCTGAATATGATCAACAGTTCACTTGATTTGTATAAGATGGAGACCCGGGTTTATAAGTATCATCCTAAAAAGAATAATCTTCTCTCCATTGTGCGCTCAGTGCTGAATGACTTGTCAGAGCAGATTGAACAGAAAAAACTGGAGATTCTTTTTTTACTGGACGGAAAGAGTATCGATATTGATTGTAATTTGATGCTCCTTTGCGAAGAGTTTTTGGTCTATTCATTATTTTCCAACCTGTTTAAGAATGCTGTTGAAGCTTCCCCTAAGGAAAAGCAGATCTCTTTTGAAGTCTTACGTGATCACGATACAACCGTTATAACAATTCGTAATCAGGGGGTGGTTCCGGAAGGAATCAGGGAATCATTTTTTGAAAAGTACGTAACTGAAGGAAAAAGCGGCGGAACAGGCTTAGGGACTTATTCAGCCAGACTCATAACAGAAACCATGGGGGGGAGTATTTCCGTTTCCAGCTCAGAGGGGAGCGGTACAGCGATATCTATAAAACTGCCCGTATTGGTTGAAGTTGATAGCGGCTCATGA
- a CDS encoding zinc ribbon domain-containing protein YjdM produces MENLPDCPQCNCKYVYSDGSGLICPECNFEFQPSDVEEKVYKDSNGNILVDGDTVIITQNLKVKGASSSLKKGTKVKNIRLVEPEDGVHDISCKIPGFGAMMLKTSIVKKA; encoded by the coding sequence ATGGAAAATTTACCAGATTGTCCGCAGTGTAATTGCAAGTATGTGTATTCTGACGGCAGTGGCCTCATCTGCCCTGAATGTAACTTTGAGTTCCAACCGTCAGACGTGGAAGAAAAAGTATATAAAGATTCAAACGGCAATATTCTAGTTGATGGAGATACCGTCATAATCACTCAGAATTTAAAGGTAAAAGGGGCTTCTTCCTCCCTCAAAAAAGGGACAAAAGTAAAAAATATCAGATTAGTGGAACCCGAAGACGGTGTTCATGACATTTCATGCAAAATCCCCGGATTCGGCGCAATGATGCTCAAAACATCAATAGTCAAAAAAGCCTGA
- a CDS encoding class I fructose-bisphosphate aldolase, translating into MNGTNRRMKRLFDKDSGNALILALDHGANDGMIEGLGNIQSILEALPASGVQGVILNKGLAKHYGSLVPPEINLIIQLNAGTRHGSPSYNKNLVCSIPEALRLGADAVSMHVNIGNEFEDRMLVDLGDVTNEAHQLGIPVLATVIARGSHIVNEHDSTLVAHCIRIGAELGPDIVAVPFPNNGDAFGKAVAASPVPVLVTGGPLGQTLEGALSNTLGGLESGCKGCCIGRNIFQTENPIESMEKFAEIAHKKAIISDD; encoded by the coding sequence ATGAACGGAACTAATCGCCGCATGAAACGGCTTTTCGATAAAGACAGCGGCAACGCCCTTATTCTTGCACTCGATCACGGGGCCAATGACGGCATGATCGAAGGACTCGGCAACATCCAGTCCATTCTGGAGGCACTTCCAGCTTCAGGAGTGCAAGGAGTCATCCTCAACAAGGGGCTGGCAAAGCATTACGGGTCACTGGTTCCTCCGGAAATAAACCTGATCATCCAGCTTAATGCCGGAACAAGGCATGGATCACCTTCATATAATAAAAATCTGGTCTGCTCCATCCCCGAGGCATTACGTCTGGGCGCAGACGCTGTATCCATGCACGTAAATATAGGCAATGAATTTGAAGACCGCATGCTGGTAGACTTAGGCGACGTAACCAACGAAGCGCATCAGCTCGGCATCCCTGTGCTGGCAACAGTCATTGCCAGAGGCAGTCATATTGTAAATGAACACGATTCCACTCTAGTCGCCCATTGCATCCGCATCGGAGCAGAACTGGGACCCGATATTGTAGCAGTCCCGTTCCCCAACAACGGAGATGCATTCGGCAAAGCTGTGGCCGCAAGCCCGGTTCCGGTTCTTGTCACCGGCGGACCTCTCGGGCAAACTCTTGAGGGGGCACTGAGCAACACTCTCGGCGGTCTTGAATCAGGCTGTAAAGGATGCTGCATAGGGCGTAACATTTTTCAGACCGAAAACCCCATCGAAAGCATGGAAAAGTTTGCTGAGATCGCCCATAAAAAGGCCATAATATCAGACGATTAG